In one Bos mutus isolate GX-2022 chromosome 19, NWIPB_WYAK_1.1, whole genome shotgun sequence genomic region, the following are encoded:
- the LOC102282502 gene encoding LOW QUALITY PROTEIN: olfactory receptor-like protein DTMT (The sequence of the model RefSeq protein was modified relative to this genomic sequence to represent the inferred CDS: inserted 2 bases in 2 codons) — MTGRNQTIVSEFLLLGLPIRPDQRDLFYTLFLAMYVTTVLGNLLIMFLIRLDPHLHTPMYLFLSNLSFSDLCFSSVTMPKLLQDMQSHVPSIPYAGCLTQMYFFLXFADLESFLLVAMAYDRYVAICFPLHYTTIMSPRLCLFLVVLSWVLTTFHAMLHTLLMSRLHFCEDNVIAHFFCDMSALLKLSCSDTRVNELVIFITGGLILVIPFLLIITSYAQIVSSTLKVPSAKGICKAFSTCGSHLTVVSLFYGTVIGLYLCPSASNSTVKETVMATMYTVVXPMLNPFIYSLRNRDMKGALGRVFYKKKTPFSL; from the exons ATGACAGGAAGAAATCAAACTATTGTCTCAGAgttcctcctcctgggcctgccCATTAGACCTGATCAGCGAGACCTGTTCTACACTCTGTTCCTGGCCATGTATGTTACCACTGTCCTGGGGAACCTCCTTATAATGTTCCTGATTCGACTGGACCCTCACCTCCACACACCCATGTATTTGTTTCTCAGtaacctgtctttctctgacctctgcttctccTCTGTCACAATGCCCAAATTGTTACAGGACATGCAGAGCCATGTCCCGTCCATCCCCTATGCTGGCTGCCTGACACAAATGTACTTCTTCC TTTTTGCAGACCTGGAGAGCTTCCTCCTTGTggccatggcctatgaccgctacgtGGCCATCTGCTTCCCCCTGCACTACACCACCATCATGAGCCCCAGGCTCTGTCTCTTCCTGGTGGTGCTGTCCTGGGTACTCACCACGTTCCATGCCATGTTGCACACCCTGCTCATGTCCAGGCTGCATTTTTGTGAAGACAACGTGATCGCCCACTTTTTCTGTGACATGTCTGCTCTGCTGAAGCTGTCCTGCTCTGACACTCGAGTTAATGAACTGGTGATATTTATCACTGGAGGGCTCATTCTTGTGATCCCTTTTCTACTCATCATCACATCCTATGCTCAAATTGTGTCCTCCACCCTCAAGGTCCCTTCTGCCAAGGGCATCTGCAAAGCCTTCTCTACCTGTGGCTCCCACCTCACTGTGGTGTCCCTGTTTTACGGGACAGTTATTGGTCTCTACTTATGCCCGTCAGCTAGTAATTCTACTGTTAAGGAGACTGTGATGGCTACGATGTACACTGTGG accccatgctgaaccccttcatctacagCCTGAGGAATAGAGACATGAAGGGAGCCCTGGGAAGagttttttacaaaaagaaaactccTTTTTCTCTGTAA